In Vitis riparia cultivar Riparia Gloire de Montpellier isolate 1030 chromosome 19, EGFV_Vit.rip_1.0, whole genome shotgun sequence, the following proteins share a genomic window:
- the LOC117908138 gene encoding uncharacterized protein LOC117908138 yields the protein MERTLQSLRRLCCKGPSGPGAPSKVRVPEPKGFNDNRNVKELENFLWDMDQFFKAAHIPDGEKVSITSMYLTGDAKLWRQTRMEDDAKSGRPQITTWETLKKELKDQFLPTNTAWVPREALKRLRHIGSVRDYVKKFSSLIQNLGSKGFTMAVADCLVDYKMGGAISTIQRPKSNGDKNAKAEGKTSKKSGDCPKREKLLALVTTDDKGDSDSKTPPRVNPLQLLNVKALVDSGVTHNFVATREATRLGLKLEEDTSRIKAVDSKAQKIQGVAKNVLIQIGDWNGMCSLLCVPLDDFDLILGVDFLLRAKVALIPHLGGLMVLEEKQPCFVKALRAKDGGKGQSEMLSAIQLKKGLKKGQETYVAALIEIKEGQSVEVPDLVVKILKKFRDVMPAELPKEFPPRRPIDHKIELLPGTKAPCLIQPLRAPYGAPLLFQKKHDGSLRMCVDYRTLNKLDLRSGYWQVRIAVGDEGKTTCVTRYGSYEFLVMPFGLTNAPATFCNLMNDALFDYLDAFVVVYLDDIVVYSKTLTEHEKHLRLVFQRLRENMLYVKPEKCEFAHEEITFLGHKISASLIMMDKGKMQAIMEWSVPTKVTELRSFLVLANYYRRFIKVYSKRVSPFIDLLKKDNQWDWSMQCQMTFEGLKEAISTEFVLRLLDLDLPFEVQTNASDRALGGVLVQEGHLVAFESMKLNNAEQRYSTHEKEMTVVVHCLQQWRHYLLGSIFTIVTDNVANTFFKTQKKLSLRQAR from the exons ATGGAGAGGACATTGCAGTCCTTAAGAAGGCTGTGTTGCAAGGGTCCGTCAGGCCCTGGAGCCCCTTCTAAGGTCCGAGTCCCAGAGCCTAAGGGCTTCAACGATAACAGGAACGTGAAGGAGTTAGAGAACTTCTTGTGGGACATGGATCAGTTCTTCAAGGCTGCTCACATTCCTGATGGTGAGAAGGTGTCCATTACCAGCATGTATCTGACTGGTGATGCCAAACTATGGCGGCAAACCAGGATGGAAGACGATGCAAAGTCTGGAAGACCCCAAATCACCACTTGGGAGACTTTGAAAAAGGAACTGAAGGATCAGTTCCTCCCCACTAACACTGCGTGGGTACCCAGAGAAGCGCTGAAAAGGCTTAGACACATCGGATCTGTGAGGGACTACGTCAAGAAATTTAGTTCCTTGAT ACAAAACTTAGGAAGCAAGGGGTTCACCATGGCTGTAGCAGACTGCTTGGTGGACTACAAGATGGGTGGCGCCATCTCCACCATACAGAGGCCCAAGTCAAATGGAGATAAAAATGCTAAGGCTGAGGGCAAGACTTCTAAGAAGTCTGG AGACTGTCCCAAAAGAGAGAAACTCTTAGCCCTTGTGACTACAGACGACAAGGGAGACTCTGACTCAAAGACCCCTCCTAGAGTCAACCCACTGCAACTCCTGAAC GTGAAGGCCTTGGTGGATAGTGGTGTCACTCACAACTTCGTGGCCACTAGAGAAGCAACCAGGTTGGGATTGAAGTTGGAAGAGGATACCAGTCGGATCAAGGCAGTCGATAGCAAAGCCCAGAAGATCCAAGGTGTAGCCAAGAACGTCCTCATACAAATTGGTGACTGGAATGGCATGTGCAGCCTACTCTGTGTACCATTGGATGACTTTGACTTGATCCTTGGAGTAGATTTTCTCTTGAGGGCCAAGGTTGCCTTAATCCCACATCTTGGTGGACTGATGGTATTAGAAGAGAAGCAGCCTTGCTTCGTGAAGGCCTTGAGGGCGAAGGATGGTGGTAAGGGACAGTCCGAGATGCTATCTGCTATTCAATTAAAGAAGGGATTGAAGAAGGGCCAAGAGACTTATGTTGCAGCCTTGATCGAGATCAAGGAGGGACAGTCTGTGGAAGTCCCTGACTTAGTGGTCAAAATCCTTAAGAAGTTTAGAGATGTGATGCCTGCAGAACTCCCTAAGGAGTTTCCACCTCGGCGACCTATTGACCACAAGATCGAATTGCTGCCTGGAACAAAGGCCccgt GCCTGATCCAGCCCTTAAGGGCCCCATATGGTGCACCATTGCTGTTCCAAAAGAAGCATGATGGCTCTCTCCGCATGTGTGTGGACTATAGAACCCTCAACAAG TTGGACCTGAGATCGGGCTACTGGCAAGTGAGAATTGCAGTAGGAGATGAGGGGAAGACCACCTGTGTAACTCGATATGGATCATACGAGTTTCTGGTAATGCCCTTTGGACTGACTAACGCCCCTGCTACATTTTGCAATTTGATGAATGATGCTCTGTTTGATTACTTAGATGCATTTGTGGTAGTGTATCTAGATGATATTGTGGTTTATAGTAAGACTCTAACAGAACATGAGAAACACTTGAGATTGGTGTTTCAGAGATTGAGGGAAAACATGCTTTATGTAAAGCCAGAGAAATGTGAGTTTGCTCATGAGGAGATCACATTTCTAGGACACAAGATCAGTGCAAGCCTAATCATGATGGACAAAGGCAAGATGCAGGCTATTATGGAATGGTCAGTCCCTACCAAAGTGACGGAGTTGCGGTCCTTCCTTGTCTTGGCTAATTATTACAGAAGGTTCATTAAGGTGTATTCAAAGAGGGTGTCTCCCTTTATTGACCTGTTGAAGAAGGACAACCAGTGGGATTGGAGCATGCAATGTCAGATGACCTTTGAAGGCTTGAAGGAAGCCATCTCCACTGAGTTTGTGTTGCGGTTGCTAGACTTGGACTTGCCCTTTGAAGTCCAAACAAATGCTTCAGATAGAGCCTTGGGTGGAGTCTTGGTGCAAGAAGGGCACCTTGTGGCGTTTGAAAGTATGAAGCTGAATAATGCTGAGCAGAGGTACTCCACTCATGAGAAGGAGATGACGGTTGTGGTTCATTGCCTACAGCAGTGGAGGCACTACTTATTGGGAAGCATTTTTACAATAGTCACTGACAATGTTGCCAACACCTTCTTCAAAACTCAGAAAAAGCTGAGTCTTAGACAAGCGCGATGA